AGATGGGGTGAGTTCTGTTCTTTAGTTTGTAATGTTCCAGCATACTTGTGTGTTTGGTAgcactatttttattttaaatgccggcatttttatatttggtgCTATGTTTGGTTTGCAGTTTTGAGGAGATGCCGACAAACAATTTTGTTGAAAGCAGGTAGATCTTCTTAGCAGCTCGTTTTGAACATGtgaacatgatttttttcccattgCTGTGTAACTGCCAATGAAGCGTCATCATATTGTACTTCAGCAGTTTTGGTTTATCTAGGAAGTCCCAAATAACCATATAGTTAACGCAATGATGAGTAAGGTTGTTTTTGGTTGTTTATTCTAACTGAATGCATATTTTCCTGCCTTCATTTATTGAAAGAgtgcaagaaaaataaaataacttgttAATATCTGTGCATaccttcaaaatattttcacaaCCCCTCTTGTGGGGTGTTTTCCTCGGAAGTAGAAATTATGTAGACCTTCTCCCAGGAATGTGGTGGCTATTTACAACCTCAATGTTTGACTTGTATTTTATTTCTCATATTGGTTTGACATCATTGTATTGGAATGAGGCAGCAAGTTTCAAGGTCAATGTTTTgtgaaagaaaacaataatgcaTTCATTCAGTTATGATTTATGAAGCAGGCTGCCTTTTGAAGCTTCATAGcggattttaacaaaattatagttATTGAAAGGAAAGAATTTAAGATAGCTAATTTCGCGTGCTTGTTTACCACCAATTATTGTAAGACTGGCAGACTAAAGCTGTATTGCTAATGTGTTGTATTagttatttcaaaatatgttccaatcttttcttgttcaagtatttgaatgtttgaacATTGTAAATGATAGCAAGCACTTGAATACTAACTTGTGTGTTTGTCAACTGATAGCTTCTGGAACTTTGATGCATTGTTCCAGCCACAACAACACCCTGCCCGTGATTCTCATGATACCTTCTTTCTGGAAGGTTTGTATGAATTCATTGCTTGATTGTGGTGATCCTGCTTCTTATGGTTTCCTTTTGATGGTCATTTGGCTTGAACATGCAGAACCTTCCACTACAAGGGAACTACCAGAAGATTATGTTGAGCGGGTGAAGCGTGTGCACGAGTCTGGTGGTTATGGGTCCAGAGGGTATGTGATTTTCTTGAATCTTACTTATCCACATTAAGGTTGCTTTCTAACTTGATTTTGTACTATTTTTCGTAGATATGGATATGAGTGGAAAAGAGAGGaagcaaacaaaaaccttCTGCGAACTCATACAACTGCTGTCTCTTCCAGGATGCTTAAGGCGCTAGCTGAGGTTTGATATTCTTGATGGTGTTCCTGAATTTTCaatgtttcttcattttcagaCCTaaaaacctttttcttttgccctttttgatgCAAAAGCCCACTCTATGCTAGTCAATGTATTTTTGTGAAAACAAACTTCCAAGACACTGCACTGGCACTTTGCTTGCACCAATAAATTAGATGGGACCAAATAAAATGTTGTTCTCAGAGCCTTGGTCCTTTAGTCTATGCTAGTTTACCTCGACAATTTTTCTCAAGATTTTAACACTGAAGTATGACAATCATGtccttttctttaatattattcGGGCCTTCGAGTctgattttaagaaaatatttggcattttttaaagtttaacgcctatttttaatttttttttctttaaagtattttgtggatggGTTTTGGTTTCATAGTCATTTCATTAAGTGACTGAGTGGTTGTTTCTATTCGTTGATGTTATTTGCAGAAACCTTTTGCCCCAAAAAAGTATTTCTCCATAGATCGTGTTTTCAGAAATGAAGCTGTTGATCGAACTCATCTTGCAGAATTCCACCAAATAGAAGGTGTTGATGTCATTTTAGTCTTCATAACTTTGTGTGTTTGTATATTCACAATGAGGTGTCAACAATCTGTATTGTACAAATTACTTGACCCATCTTCTGGACCCAGGGAGCTAAAATTTTTCTTGTCAACTTGAGTTGGTGTTTGAAGTAGCTTGATATCTCCAGTTGGATTGTTCCTTTGTTCTTGTGCAGACCAGACACAGTCAACTTCTATGTTGATTGAAAATTGGTAGtagaaaatatgtaaaaatcaGCCAGGATTTTTATGGACTGACTCTTTGGTGCACCTAGCAGTGATTGTAATTATAGTCTGGATGATATATTGATTTGTGtgccttttttaattaataatctgAGTTTCTGATTTTTGTTTCAGGCCTGGTATGTGATAGGGGACTCACTCTTGGTGACTTGATTGGAGTCCTACATGACTTCTTCTCACGATTGGGTAATGCAATAGGACTCTTTGAAAAATCCAGTTGTTTCTGTCCATTGGTGTTGAACAAATTGGCTTTGAAGGTTTATAATGTATCGAAGTCGAATGAAGTgatgtttaatattttacaactaTATTACAGCTATTTTCTGTTTACCGTATCTGATTATGGCAAGGTTCAAAATCCCATTTCTTGACCAATCACAGAAAGATGATGTTTATACTCTCCTTAACCACGATCTACAGCAGTTgatttttgttctcttttctcttcctGCTGGCTTAGATGAAATGTACAACTTTAAGTAGAAACATGACATTTTGATTCCCCTCTATTCATAGGCATGTCGAAGCTGCGTTTTAAGCCTGCTTACAATCCATACACTGAACCTAGCATGGAGATTTTCAGGTATGTAATTTtgatcttatttattttggtttgtttcttttggtAGTTGACAATTTGGCATTGAATCCTGTTATTTACCAGTTATCATGAAGGCTTTGGGAAATGGGTGGAAGTTGGGAACTCTGGCATGTTCAGACCTGAAATGTTGCTTCCTATGGGATTGCCGGAAGATGTCCGTGTTATTGCATGGGGCCTTTCTCTTGAAAGGTAAGAAGATCTTTATGGTTATACAAAGAACTAAATTAATTGGAGCATCTTTGTCACGTCGATCTGTACATGTTTCTGATGGAAgatatttctattttcattttccttttttgaacTAGACCGACTATGATACTGTATGGTATTGACAACATTCGAGATCTGTTTGGTCACAAGGTATGCGCACTTTCATTTTGCCAGCAGCTATGATGTTACATTGGCTTAAAAGTATGAAACGATGTTGCATATGTCCCTTGTTATTTACAGGTGGATCTTGGTCTCATCAAGCGGAACCCCATATGCCGCCTTGGAATTAGTTAGATCATGGTCTGTTGGATTACTTTGTGCCAGCATGCACCAGGGTCTCAGCAAATGTACCGCAGCTTATGGTTCAGAATTACATCagattttttggtttttgataGATAACTTTTAAGagtaattttacaaaagaGGTTTTGAAATTCTTGATTGTATTAAATCAATCAGTCAATATACTGGTTGCTTGTTTGGCGCTTCTGTTACACACTGATACAGCCAAATGAAAGTTTATTCTTCCTCTTGGTATATTTTTCTTCAGTTTTTGATTTACTTTACTGCAATTTCCTATTAAAAGAAGGTTGGAATTTTTTTCACTACCTGGACTGCTCTGTTTATTGGCATTTGTAAAGATAGTCAAGGATGAAGGTCTATGCTGAGTTGAGTTTTTGCAGATAAATatacataatatttaaaataaaaataaaaatatggttTTAGATGATGAtatgaaaaaagtaaaaatttgaaattattctgactattaatttaatattcagTAAAAATATAgttcaatattaaattttgatctCCCAAATTCTTGATTGGTCAAGCGGTCTCCCTCCCTCtctgtgtttttcttttttggtggTTGCATTCATACATTAGTGTTCAAATTATATAAGGAAATAagggttaaaaaattaatttatgctttatgtaacattaaaataacaaaataatttttatttgtgctgtACATTACTAATAAactttttattagtaaatatatttgtttatatatatatatatgtttttttttttcaattcattgGTCAGTGTTGCGTTGGATGAcacatcatttttttcttattttatgttCGTTTGGTTCAGTAATGAAACTTATTCCACGTGGCTTATGGCCCTGTAAGTAGCGAGtaaattcattcattcaaaTACTAAGGTCGGTCCTTCCAATAGGCATTTGGTACAATGGGAGAACCTTTGcacttaaaatattgagtttAAGGATTCGAGTctccataaaaatatttataggaGTTATTTACAATACTCcctcaattattaaataattaagtggAGTCAGTCTGTcctcacgaaatgtgagtggagtgaACAATCCTcgaatatttgaaaatatttaaagaatttggaCAGCGCTTTAAAGGAGTACATGCAGTGAACAACCcttgaatatttgaaaatatttaaagaatttagaCAGCGCTTTAAAGGAGTACATGCCAC
This window of the Citrus sinensis cultivar Valencia sweet orange chromosome 8, DVS_A1.0, whole genome shotgun sequence genome carries:
- the LOC102629983 gene encoding phenylalanine--tRNA ligase alpha subunit, cytoplasmic; the encoded protein is MAEEAILGYLEKNEQISDSGNFAAERGFDHNDVVNVIKSLHGFRYIDAQAIKRETWVLTGEGKKYAAEGSPEVQLFLAVPAEGSISKDELQKKLDPAVFKIGCSQAGKNKWVEMGKQVSRKVQNVEDKVKDLLLQVQNGHALSKEEIGSLKARKLIVPQTWKGYSVRKGPNYAPKRKKVATDLTRENLQKGDWKELEFKEYNFNAKGQPAEGGHLHPLLKVRKQLKDIFLQMGFEEMPTNNFVESSFWNFDALFQPQQHPARDSHDTFFLEEPSTTRELPEDYVERVKRVHESGGYGSRGYGYEWKREEANKNLLRTHTTAVSSRMLKALAEKPFAPKKYFSIDRVFRNEAVDRTHLAEFHQIEGLVCDRGLTLGDLIGVLHDFFSRLGMSKLRFKPAYNPYTEPSMEIFSYHEGFGKWVEVGNSGMFRPEMLLPMGLPEDVRVIAWGLSLERPTMILYGIDNIRDLFGHKVDLGLIKRNPICRLGIS